In a genomic window of Alteromonas gilva:
- a CDS encoding DP-EP family protein, producing the protein MSVAPAFNFTVAVNINEVPPVFTIYDDKHHVTNKPIQVTQPNTTITYQLIDNTDELVFVDPLINHDPHHDLTYNIADDGQTITFTDSDADNETICMQLQVIQSTTPAKIYTSPDPQIRNRKES; encoded by the coding sequence ATGTCAGTAGCCCCTGCGTTTAATTTTACGGTGGCAGTTAACATTAACGAAGTGCCGCCAGTGTTTACCATTTATGATGATAAGCACCACGTTACTAACAAACCTATTCAAGTAACTCAGCCCAATACCACCATTACCTATCAGCTTATTGATAACACCGATGAGTTGGTTTTCGTGGACCCGCTTATTAACCACGATCCGCACCATGATCTTACCTATAACATTGCCGATGATGGCCAGACGATAACCTTTACCGACAGTGATGCAGACAACGAAACCATTTGTATGCAGTTGCAGGTTATTCAGTCGACGACTCCTGCTAAGATTTATACCAGCCCGGATCCGCAGATTCGAAACCGCAAGGAGTCTTAA
- a CDS encoding nSTAND1 domain-containing NTPase: protein MDTSQFFLGDWQVSPSSNSLRLGKTVSVVEPKAMDVLLLLCQQAGEVLSADTIIQQCWGTTDVGDNPIHKAITQLRKALGDKATSPIYIETIRKRGYRVIADVVFPEDDSSRAQKAQWQGGSPFLGLQAYSEKDAGVFFGRQKQIAELLGRINHQIEQGRAFTLLLGPSGSGKSSLIHAGLIPRLTDPKGVNGIRVISYATVDFADIDAERLWLDLASHLLDWDIEGEPLFFEQSAQQLAVALQTDMASVCEHCQSVLSAYAEFAKIAHPRFMLVLDRLEVLLDSPQFSAADREQLLQLAEQLACSNAVIVLSACRNDFYPKIANFPVLLKDKAKGAHFDLAPPSPYELSQMIRLPAIAAGLTWSKDNAQGVMLDELITMETASHPDALPLLQYTLQELYVQRDGNELQISVYKSLGGIEGAIGHKAEQLFKAMDADKQKNLPQILLLLITLSPDGNNLTSRTARWDELKNKPQRDFVQTMVENRLFVSHLQHDEPCFRVAHEALLRRWPRVQEWINAHQDSLAIKTSLLNQAEQWCNEKRNPAYLLADGKPLQQALALRDHSGLHLQAQELALIKASQARASNIRWLKRATMGMLMVLTIMAVFFSLQSQHAQQLAEAKRQEAESLLGFMVGEFADKLRSVGRMDLLDGISNKAMEYFATADQQENPANWWLTGSAERSFKARFQQALTLQALAEVAYSRDKLDEAATGFTEAHEQMQALLAIAPENVELVKMLGVNAFWRGQLDYNASRWQGAEAGFTDYLTYSQQLLALEPDNPEAITELSYAHNSLGSLALERLQYQKALTAFEHSLKLKKQVLTVQPDNTLLKTDIADTYSWLATASNHLGQYRAARKHAQQGQRILQKLLDAEPTNPYMLESLAFMLLREANLLIRHNELASAATKAVEAHQLFELLVAQDPDNTLWQRAKARQQMKMLRINRLLPADERVFTDNEEQALLENLLAVARDDARVTVDYADYLQLTGNWAMSDKVITRLGQQLAQQNTAQQNASRRLLHSKYYLLKAAGFAHDNEDTLQQQACVQAEKVLAPVLEYSLDLEILTAYVTAVTCAELTVDISQYLTVIEREELSLNTYPLLTRQGE, encoded by the coding sequence GTGGACACGAGTCAATTCTTTTTGGGAGACTGGCAGGTTTCGCCCTCCAGCAACAGCTTACGTTTAGGTAAAACGGTTAGTGTTGTTGAGCCTAAAGCCATGGATGTGCTGTTGCTGCTATGCCAACAGGCCGGTGAAGTGCTCAGTGCCGACACTATTATCCAGCAGTGCTGGGGCACCACAGACGTGGGTGATAACCCCATTCATAAAGCGATAACGCAACTGCGTAAAGCGCTCGGCGACAAAGCAACCAGTCCTATTTACATTGAAACCATTCGCAAGCGTGGCTACCGCGTCATTGCCGACGTGGTATTTCCAGAGGACGACTCCAGCCGCGCACAAAAAGCGCAGTGGCAGGGCGGGTCACCCTTTTTGGGTTTGCAGGCCTACAGTGAGAAAGACGCGGGCGTCTTTTTTGGACGGCAAAAACAGATCGCCGAGCTCCTGGGCCGAATTAATCATCAAATCGAGCAGGGGCGCGCCTTTACCTTGTTACTTGGGCCGAGCGGTTCGGGTAAGTCATCGCTCATTCATGCCGGTCTGATTCCGCGCCTGACCGATCCCAAAGGGGTGAACGGTATTCGGGTAATCAGCTACGCCACGGTTGATTTTGCCGACATTGACGCCGAGCGCTTGTGGCTGGATTTAGCCAGTCATTTACTCGATTGGGACATCGAAGGCGAACCGCTATTCTTTGAGCAAAGTGCCCAGCAGTTAGCGGTTGCCCTGCAAACTGATATGGCCTCAGTGTGCGAGCATTGCCAGAGTGTACTGAGCGCCTACGCGGAATTTGCTAAAATTGCTCATCCTCGTTTTATGCTGGTGCTTGATCGCCTCGAGGTGTTGCTCGATTCGCCGCAGTTTTCAGCTGCCGACCGCGAGCAATTGCTGCAACTGGCAGAGCAATTGGCCTGCAGCAATGCGGTGATAGTGTTAAGTGCCTGCCGAAACGACTTTTACCCCAAAATTGCCAACTTCCCGGTGTTACTTAAAGATAAAGCAAAAGGTGCGCACTTTGATTTAGCGCCGCCCAGCCCCTATGAATTAAGCCAGATGATTCGCTTACCGGCGATTGCAGCAGGGTTAACCTGGTCGAAAGACAATGCGCAGGGGGTTATGCTCGATGAGCTTATTACCATGGAAACAGCGAGTCATCCCGATGCATTGCCGCTACTCCAGTACACCTTGCAAGAACTTTATGTGCAGCGTGATGGGAATGAGCTGCAAATCAGTGTGTATAAATCGCTGGGCGGTATCGAAGGAGCCATTGGTCATAAAGCGGAACAGTTGTTTAAGGCCATGGACGCTGACAAGCAAAAAAATCTGCCGCAGATATTACTGTTACTGATTACCTTAAGCCCCGATGGCAATAACCTCACCAGCCGCACGGCCCGCTGGGATGAACTCAAAAATAAGCCGCAACGGGATTTCGTTCAGACGATGGTAGAAAACCGCCTGTTTGTGTCACATCTGCAGCATGACGAGCCGTGTTTCAGAGTGGCTCATGAGGCGTTATTGCGACGCTGGCCACGGGTACAGGAGTGGATAAACGCGCATCAGGACAGTCTGGCCATTAAAACAAGTTTGTTAAACCAGGCTGAGCAATGGTGCAACGAAAAACGCAATCCCGCTTATTTGCTCGCCGACGGCAAGCCGCTGCAGCAGGCTCTGGCACTGCGTGATCATTCCGGTTTGCATTTACAAGCCCAGGAGCTGGCGCTCATTAAGGCATCCCAGGCCAGGGCCAGCAACATACGCTGGTTAAAGCGCGCCACCATGGGAATGCTTATGGTACTTACCATTATGGCGGTATTTTTTAGTTTACAGAGTCAGCATGCCCAGCAACTGGCAGAGGCAAAACGGCAGGAAGCCGAAAGCCTGTTGGGCTTTATGGTTGGCGAGTTTGCCGATAAATTGCGCAGTGTAGGTAGAATGGATTTGCTTGATGGGATCAGCAATAAAGCCATGGAATATTTTGCTACTGCAGATCAGCAGGAAAACCCTGCAAATTGGTGGCTGACAGGCTCTGCAGAGCGTAGTTTTAAGGCCCGTTTTCAGCAGGCGTTAACACTGCAGGCGCTGGCAGAAGTTGCCTATTCCCGCGATAAGTTAGATGAAGCTGCTACCGGCTTTACTGAAGCCCATGAGCAAATGCAGGCGTTGCTGGCGATTGCGCCTGAAAACGTGGAACTGGTAAAAATGCTTGGCGTTAATGCGTTCTGGCGGGGGCAATTAGATTACAATGCCAGCCGCTGGCAGGGGGCCGAAGCCGGATTTACCGATTACCTGACATACAGTCAGCAATTGTTGGCACTGGAGCCGGATAACCCTGAGGCCATTACTGAACTGTCGTATGCGCATAATTCACTTGGTTCACTGGCGCTTGAGAGACTGCAATATCAAAAGGCCCTGACTGCCTTTGAGCATTCTTTAAAACTTAAAAAACAGGTATTGACAGTTCAGCCAGATAATACCTTATTAAAAACCGACATCGCCGATACTTACTCGTGGTTGGCTACCGCGAGCAACCATCTTGGTCAGTACCGTGCGGCGCGCAAACACGCCCAACAAGGGCAAAGGATATTACAAAAATTACTCGATGCAGAGCCAACTAATCCTTACATGCTGGAAAGTCTGGCCTTCATGCTACTTCGAGAGGCTAATTTGTTGATTCGGCACAACGAATTAGCCAGTGCCGCGACTAAAGCCGTCGAGGCCCATCAACTTTTTGAGCTATTAGTTGCCCAGGACCCAGACAACACTTTGTGGCAGCGGGCTAAAGCCCGACAGCAGATGAAAATGCTTCGCATAAACCGTTTACTGCCTGCTGATGAGCGCGTTTTTACTGACAATGAAGAACAGGCATTGCTTGAAAACCTGTTGGCGGTAGCCCGTGATGACGCCCGGGTAACGGTTGATTACGCCGATTACCTGCAGTTAACCGGTAATTGGGCCATGAGCGACAAGGTTATTACCCGGCTAGGGCAACAGTTAGCCCAGCAAAATACCGCTCAGCAAAATGCCAGCAGACGGCTTTTACACAGCAAATATTACCTGTTAAAGGCAGCAGGTTTTGCCCATGATAACGAAGACACTCTGCAGCAGCAGGCCTGTGTACAGGCCGAAAAAGTGCTTGCCCCGGTGCTGGAATACAGCTTAGATTTAGAAATTCTTACCGCTTATGTTACGGCGGTAACCTGCGCTGAACTCACTGTTGATATCAGTCAATATTTAACAGTAATAGAGCGAGAAGAACTTTCTTTAAACACATACCCATTATTAACAAGACAAGGAGAATAA
- a CDS encoding GGDEF domain-containing protein, whose amino-acid sequence MSTINTPIEQTWSQRFTALKESFISPHSGDPKTNNLTRAAHALPDNLVDTIANIESKSSLARIINFVSEGIFFVNARGQITLINHIAARLLGEPKEALIGRELTSFLTDQYVNEYLHMFAKIAVDSSIQLNHGPKEVALQQRSGDLLPADLSLSSLPDVADTDEAVIIGVLHDLTAHQAEYGKLRRQARTDYLTGIANRHGFAESLEASWKEGSREGYPLSLLMIDVDEFKVFNDEHGHLIGDKCLQLIASTIELCLPARDCVAARFGGEEFAVLLPRCSAQVVQLIAIRIKRHIGELKFTDLGLPATVNVSVSIGIASQRDGVYKSSDELIAAADGALYIAKNSGRNTISVA is encoded by the coding sequence ATGAGCACTATAAATACACCGATTGAGCAAACCTGGTCACAACGCTTTACTGCACTTAAAGAAAGCTTTATCAGCCCGCACAGTGGAGACCCTAAAACCAACAACTTGACGCGCGCTGCGCACGCGCTACCGGATAACCTGGTCGACACCATTGCCAATATCGAGAGCAAAAGCTCGTTGGCCCGCATTATTAACTTTGTGAGTGAAGGGATATTCTTTGTTAACGCGCGTGGGCAGATTACCCTCATCAACCATATTGCAGCGCGCTTGCTGGGAGAGCCTAAGGAGGCATTAATAGGACGCGAGCTAACGTCTTTTTTAACGGATCAGTATGTTAATGAATATTTGCATATGTTTGCCAAAATAGCTGTGGATAGCAGTATTCAGCTTAATCACGGGCCTAAAGAAGTGGCGCTTCAGCAACGCAGCGGTGATCTGCTGCCGGCGGATTTATCGTTGTCGTCACTGCCCGATGTTGCCGATACCGACGAGGCGGTGATCATTGGTGTGTTGCATGATCTGACCGCTCATCAGGCGGAATACGGCAAGCTTCGTCGTCAGGCTCGCACAGACTATCTTACCGGCATTGCCAATCGTCATGGCTTTGCAGAGTCGTTGGAGGCCAGCTGGAAAGAAGGGAGCCGCGAAGGGTATCCCTTGAGCCTGTTAATGATTGACGTGGATGAGTTTAAAGTGTTCAACGATGAACATGGCCATCTCATTGGTGATAAGTGCTTACAACTCATTGCCAGTACTATTGAACTGTGTTTGCCTGCCAGGGACTGCGTGGCGGCGCGATTTGGCGGCGAGGAATTTGCGGTGCTATTGCCACGCTGTTCAGCGCAGGTGGTGCAACTTATTGCCATCAGAATAAAACGTCACATTGGCGAACTTAAGTTCACCGACTTAGGCCTGCCAGCTACCGTAAATGTATCGGTAAGTATCGGGATTGCCAGTCAGCGCGACGGTGTTTATAAGTCGTCTGATGAGCTTATCGCTGCCGCCGATGGCGCTTTGTATATTGCTAAAAACAGTGGCCGTAATACAATAAGTGTTGCATAG
- the infA gene encoding translation initiation factor IF-1: MAKEDCIEMEGTVLDTLPNTMFRVELENGHVVTAHISGKMRKNYIRILTGDKVTVEMTPYDLTKGRIVYRAR, encoded by the coding sequence ATGGCGAAAGAAGATTGTATAGAAATGGAAGGTACGGTATTAGATACCCTGCCAAATACCATGTTCCGAGTAGAATTAGAAAACGGTCACGTTGTGACAGCGCATATTTCAGGAAAAATGCGTAAAAACTATATCCGCATTCTGACCGGCGACAAAGTGACTGTAGAAATGACACCTTATGACCTGACTAAAGGTCGTATTGTTTATCGCGCGCGCTAA
- the clpS gene encoding ATP-dependent Clp protease adapter ClpS, which yields MSKGNAISIDKERLLEKERQKTEPPPMYKVLLNNDDYTPMDFVVEILLRFFQMDAEKANQLMLTVHYRGKAVCGIYTAEIAETKVMQVNQYARKHQHPLMCTMEQA from the coding sequence ATGAGTAAAGGTAACGCCATTAGTATCGATAAAGAACGCCTACTCGAGAAGGAACGGCAAAAAACTGAACCGCCTCCGATGTATAAGGTCTTATTGAACAACGATGACTACACGCCAATGGATTTTGTAGTAGAGATTCTGTTGCGATTTTTCCAGATGGATGCTGAGAAAGCAAACCAACTTATGCTGACCGTGCACTACCGGGGCAAAGCAGTGTGTGGCATTTATACTGCTGAAATAGCAGAGACAAAAGTCATGCAGGTCAATCAATATGCCCGCAAACATCAACACCCGTTGATGTGCACAATGGAACAGGCGTGA
- the cspD gene encoding cold shock domain-containing protein CspD gives MAVGKVKWFNNAKGFGFIVPEEGGEDIFAHYSTIQMEGYRSLKAGQEVTYEVQQGPKGLHAENIGLVEDEER, from the coding sequence ATGGCGGTTGGCAAAGTTAAATGGTTTAACAACGCGAAAGGGTTTGGATTTATTGTTCCCGAGGAAGGCGGCGAAGATATTTTTGCACACTACTCAACAATACAAATGGAAGGCTACCGTTCGTTAAAAGCGGGTCAGGAAGTTACCTATGAAGTTCAGCAGGGGCCAAAAGGCCTGCATGCAGAAAACATTGGTCTCGTCGAAGACGAAGAACGCTAG
- the clpA gene encoding ATP-dependent Clp protease ATP-binding subunit ClpA: MLNKELEQTLNEAFVFAREHRHEFMTVEHLLLALLDNDAAQEALKACGADIDNIRGELVEFVKDTTPLILDDQASERETQPTLGFQRVLQRAVFHVQSSGKEEVTGANVLVAIFSEQESQAVYILKKSDVTRLDVVNYISHGVSKSDDEEPEANEASEELGEGEEAGSALSKYATNLNRQAQEGKIDPLIGRDSELERTIQILCRRRKNNPLLVGEAGVGKTAIAEGLAYRIVEEQVPDVISECTVYSLDLGGLLAGTKYRGDFEKRLKGILKELAKDQNAILFIDEIHTIIGAGAASGGVMDASNLLKPKLSSGELRCIGSTTYQEYQGIFEKDRALARRFQKVDVAEPSVTDTTKILQGLKSRYEEHHSVRFTQKALAAAAELSAKYINERHLPDKAIDVMDEAGASQRLLPQSKRKKVINVGEIEQIIAKMARIPEKSVSASDKEVLKNLGRNLKMVVFGQDKAIETLSDAIHLSRAGLGSEQKPIGNFLFAGPTGVGKTEVTQQLAKIMGVELVRFDMSEYMERHAVSRLIGAPPGYVGFDQGGLLTDAVIKHPYSVVLLDEIEKAHSDIYNILLQVMDHGTLTDNNGRKVDFRNVVLVMTTNAGVQETTRTSIGFKQQDHSHDARAEINKVFSPEFRNRLDSIIWFNHLDSDVILQVVDKFIIELQAQLDTKGVSLEVSPAARAHLAEKGYDKSMGARPMARVIQESLKKELANELLFGKLSKGGDVRIDLQDDKLVFEYNSEDTVASAAESSD, from the coding sequence ATGCTGAACAAAGAACTAGAGCAGACGCTGAACGAGGCTTTTGTATTTGCCAGGGAGCATCGTCATGAGTTTATGACGGTCGAACACCTGCTGCTTGCCTTGTTAGACAATGATGCTGCTCAGGAAGCCCTCAAAGCTTGTGGCGCAGACATTGATAATATCCGTGGTGAGCTGGTGGAGTTTGTGAAAGACACCACACCGTTAATTCTGGATGACCAGGCGAGCGAGCGTGAGACGCAGCCGACGCTGGGTTTTCAGCGCGTACTGCAACGCGCAGTATTCCACGTGCAGTCCTCGGGCAAAGAAGAAGTCACCGGGGCCAATGTACTTGTGGCCATTTTTAGCGAGCAGGAAAGCCAGGCCGTTTATATTTTAAAGAAATCAGACGTAACGCGTCTTGATGTGGTGAATTATATCAGCCACGGTGTGAGTAAGTCTGACGATGAAGAGCCGGAAGCCAACGAAGCCAGCGAAGAGCTCGGCGAGGGTGAGGAAGCCGGGTCGGCGCTATCTAAGTACGCGACCAACCTTAACCGTCAGGCGCAAGAGGGTAAAATTGACCCGCTGATAGGTCGTGACAGCGAATTAGAGCGCACAATTCAGATTTTATGCCGTCGCCGCAAGAATAACCCGTTATTAGTAGGCGAAGCCGGTGTGGGTAAAACTGCCATCGCCGAAGGGCTGGCTTATCGCATTGTTGAAGAACAAGTCCCCGATGTGATCAGTGAGTGCACGGTTTATTCCCTTGATCTGGGCGGCTTGCTGGCTGGTACCAAGTATCGCGGTGATTTTGAGAAACGCTTAAAGGGCATTTTGAAAGAACTGGCTAAAGATCAAAACGCCATTTTATTTATTGATGAAATCCACACCATTATTGGTGCTGGCGCGGCTTCTGGCGGCGTTATGGATGCCTCAAACCTGCTCAAACCCAAACTGAGTTCAGGTGAGTTGCGCTGTATTGGCTCCACCACGTATCAGGAATACCAGGGCATTTTCGAAAAAGACCGCGCGTTAGCACGGCGCTTCCAGAAAGTGGATGTTGCAGAGCCGAGTGTGACCGATACAACCAAAATTTTGCAGGGATTAAAGTCGCGCTACGAAGAGCATCACAGTGTGCGCTTTACGCAAAAAGCGTTAGCGGCGGCTGCCGAACTGTCGGCTAAGTATATCAATGAACGGCATTTGCCTGATAAAGCCATTGACGTGATGGATGAAGCCGGTGCCAGCCAGCGTTTACTGCCACAGTCAAAACGCAAAAAAGTGATCAATGTCGGCGAGATTGAGCAAATCATCGCAAAAATGGCGCGGATCCCGGAGAAGTCGGTATCAGCCTCTGACAAAGAAGTGCTTAAAAACCTCGGCCGTAACCTTAAAATGGTGGTGTTTGGCCAGGATAAAGCCATTGAAACGCTCTCTGATGCGATTCACCTGTCGCGCGCAGGCCTTGGCAGCGAACAAAAGCCTATCGGTAACTTCTTATTTGCCGGTCCAACAGGGGTAGGTAAAACTGAGGTAACCCAACAACTGGCCAAAATAATGGGCGTGGAGTTGGTGCGTTTCGATATGTCTGAGTACATGGAACGCCACGCTGTGAGCCGTTTAATTGGTGCTCCTCCTGGCTATGTAGGTTTTGATCAGGGTGGCTTGCTCACCGATGCCGTTATAAAGCATCCGTATTCGGTAGTGCTGCTTGATGAAATTGAAAAGGCCCACAGCGACATTTACAACATTTTGTTGCAGGTGATGGATCACGGTACGCTGACCGACAACAACGGCCGTAAGGTTGATTTTCGTAACGTGGTACTGGTGATGACAACCAATGCCGGCGTGCAGGAAACCACCCGCACGTCGATTGGGTTTAAACAACAGGATCACAGTCACGATGCGCGGGCAGAGATCAACAAGGTATTTTCACCGGAGTTCAGAAACCGCCTTGACTCGATAATCTGGTTTAATCACCTCGACAGCGACGTTATTTTGCAGGTGGTCGATAAGTTTATTATTGAACTGCAGGCCCAGCTGGATACCAAAGGCGTATCACTCGAAGTGTCCCCGGCGGCTCGTGCCCACCTGGCCGAAAAAGGCTACGACAAGTCTATGGGCGCGCGCCCTATGGCACGAGTGATTCAGGAGTCACTGAAAAAAGAACTGGCTAATGAGCTACTGTTTGGCAAGTTAAGCAAAGGTGGTGATGTACGCATTGACCTGCAAGACGATAAGCTGGTATTTGAGTACAACTCGGAAGATACCGTGGCCTCGGCTGCAGAGTCATCTGACTAG
- a CDS encoding NADP-dependent isocitrate dehydrogenase, whose amino-acid sequence MTNRKSTIIYTKTDEAPMLATYSFLPIIRRFASEADIDVEVSDISLAARVLSLFPDYLSDDQKMVDALSELGEMTQDPNANIIKLPNISASIPQLRAAIKELNALGFNVPQFPEAPSSDEEKEIRERYGKVLGSAVNPVLREGNSDRRAPTAVKNYAKKHPHSMGAWSQASQSHVAHMRGGDFYSAEKSLTVEKDGYVSIEFTGKDGSKKTLKPKVDLLAGEVIDGMFMSKKALCQFFEEQIEDAKNTGVLFSLHVKATMMKVSHPIVFGHCVKVFYKELFEKYGELFDELGVNPNNGLGSVYDKISTLPESQRSEIERDINKCYADRPPLAMVNSDKGISNLHVPSDVIVDASMPAMIRNSGQMWGPDGKSHDTKAVIPESTYATIYQECINFCKTHGAFDPTTMGTVPNVGLMAQKAEEYGSHDKTFEMETDGTVQIVDQDGNVLIEHEVEEGDIWRMCQAKDAPIQDWVKLAVTRARQSGMPTVFWLDDERAHDAQLIKKVEKYLKDHDTDGLDISIMSPVRAIRYSMERAIRGLDTISVTGNVLRDYLTDLFPILELGTSAKMLSIVPLMAGGGLYETGAGGSAPKHVQQFVEEGHLRWDSLGEFLALAVSLEDVAIKHSNAKAKQLAVALDKATEALLNNGKSPLRKAGQLDNRGSHVYLAMYWAEELAKQTENPELAAQFGPIYDKLAANIDTIIEEINETEGKPQDIGGYYLPDEAKTAAAMRPSKTFNEILEA is encoded by the coding sequence ATGACCAATCGTAAGTCTACAATAATCTATACTAAAACTGATGAAGCGCCAATGTTGGCGACATATTCGTTTCTGCCTATTATTCGCCGCTTCGCCAGCGAAGCAGATATCGATGTAGAAGTCAGTGATATTTCTCTGGCCGCCCGTGTGCTGTCTCTTTTCCCTGATTACTTGAGCGACGATCAGAAAATGGTTGATGCATTAAGCGAGCTGGGTGAGATGACCCAGGATCCGAATGCAAACATTATTAAGCTGCCAAACATCAGTGCTTCAATTCCTCAGTTGCGTGCGGCCATTAAAGAATTAAATGCGCTGGGCTTTAACGTCCCGCAGTTCCCGGAAGCGCCCTCCAGCGACGAAGAAAAAGAAATTCGTGAACGTTATGGCAAGGTACTGGGTTCTGCCGTTAACCCGGTACTGCGTGAAGGTAATTCAGACCGTCGCGCACCCACAGCCGTTAAGAACTACGCCAAAAAACACCCGCACAGCATGGGTGCCTGGAGTCAGGCTTCACAATCTCACGTTGCGCATATGCGTGGCGGCGATTTTTACTCTGCTGAAAAGTCGTTAACCGTAGAAAAAGACGGTTACGTTAGCATCGAATTTACCGGCAAGGATGGCAGCAAGAAAACCCTTAAGCCAAAAGTAGACTTACTGGCCGGTGAAGTCATCGACGGTATGTTTATGAGCAAAAAGGCGCTGTGTCAGTTCTTCGAAGAACAAATCGAAGATGCCAAGAACACCGGCGTTCTATTCTCATTACACGTAAAAGCCACCATGATGAAGGTGTCTCACCCCATCGTTTTTGGTCACTGCGTAAAAGTATTTTACAAAGAGCTGTTTGAAAAATACGGCGAGCTGTTTGATGAGCTGGGTGTTAATCCAAACAACGGTTTGGGTAGTGTTTATGACAAAATTTCGACCCTGCCAGAATCACAGCGCTCTGAGATAGAACGTGACATCAACAAATGTTACGCCGACCGTCCGCCACTGGCGATGGTAAACTCTGACAAAGGTATTTCTAACCTGCACGTGCCAAGCGACGTCATTGTTGATGCATCAATGCCGGCAATGATCCGTAATTCAGGGCAAATGTGGGGACCGGATGGAAAGTCTCACGACACCAAAGCGGTTATTCCGGAAAGTACTTACGCGACCATTTATCAGGAATGTATTAACTTCTGTAAAACCCATGGCGCGTTTGATCCAACAACAATGGGTACCGTGCCAAACGTTGGCTTAATGGCGCAAAAAGCTGAAGAGTACGGCTCGCACGACAAGACCTTTGAAATGGAAACCGATGGTACCGTACAAATTGTTGATCAGGACGGCAACGTACTGATTGAGCATGAAGTAGAAGAAGGCGATATCTGGCGTATGTGTCAGGCTAAAGACGCACCTATTCAGGACTGGGTAAAACTGGCTGTTACCCGTGCACGCCAGTCAGGCATGCCAACCGTATTCTGGTTAGATGACGAACGTGCCCACGATGCACAACTTATCAAGAAAGTTGAGAAGTATCTGAAAGATCACGACACAGATGGCCTGGACATTTCAATTATGTCACCGGTACGCGCTATTCGTTACTCAATGGAGCGTGCTATCCGCGGTTTGGATACCATCTCGGTAACCGGTAACGTTCTGCGTGACTACCTGACTGACCTGTTCCCAATCTTAGAGCTGGGTACCAGTGCGAAAATGCTGTCAATCGTGCCGCTGATGGCCGGTGGTGGCTTGTACGAAACGGGCGCGGGTGGTTCTGCACCGAAGCACGTACAGCAGTTTGTTGAAGAAGGTCACTTACGCTGGGATTCACTGGGTGAGTTTTTGGCACTGGCGGTATCGCTGGAAGATGTTGCTATTAAACACAGCAACGCCAAAGCCAAGCAACTGGCCGTCGCGCTGGACAAAGCCACCGAAGCGTTGCTTAACAACGGTAAATCACCACTGCGTAAAGCTGGTCAGTTGGATAACCGCGGCAGCCATGTTTATCTGGCCATGTACTGGGCTGAAGAACTTGCCAAGCAAACGGAGAACCCAGAGCTGGCAGCGCAGTTTGGACCGATTTACGACAAATTAGCCGCTAACATTGATACTATCATTGAAGAAATCAATGAAACCGAAGGCAAGCCTCAGGATATTGGTGGTTACTACCTGCCTGATGAAGCGAAAACTGCAGCGGCGATGCGCCCGAGCAAAACCTTTAACGAGATACTTGAAGCGTAA
- a CDS encoding arginyltransferase: protein MKFGITRPFDCSYLPDRQEQLLVYVDETNTTAVNYPQLIQAGFRRSGEQIYRPHCASCSACQSIRLPVAEFTPSRSQRRLLNKNKHFRTTTADTINAAYYPLYEKYISQRHADGTMYPPSEEQFLSFLQCEWNTPLFIEAYDGDTLIAVAVTDKIDSLINGGGFSAMYTFFDPDYTEASLGTWMILQQIYHTQQQGRQYLYLGYQIDACAKMNYKNRFYPHERYFDYEWHRYDK from the coding sequence ATGAAATTTGGCATCACCCGACCCTTCGATTGTAGTTATCTGCCCGACCGGCAAGAGCAGTTATTGGTGTATGTCGACGAAACCAACACCACGGCGGTGAATTATCCGCAGCTAATTCAGGCTGGTTTCAGACGCAGTGGTGAGCAAATTTACCGCCCGCACTGCGCCAGCTGCTCCGCCTGCCAATCCATACGATTACCCGTGGCTGAATTTACCCCCAGCCGCAGCCAGCGTCGTTTACTAAATAAAAACAAACACTTTCGTACCACCACCGCAGACACCATCAACGCTGCGTATTACCCGCTCTATGAAAAGTATATTTCACAGCGCCATGCTGATGGCACCATGTATCCGCCCAGCGAGGAGCAGTTTTTAAGTTTTTTACAATGTGAGTGGAACACGCCGCTGTTTATCGAAGCCTACGATGGCGATACCCTTATTGCGGTGGCGGTTACCGATAAAATCGATAGTCTGATTAATGGCGGCGGGTTTTCTGCGATGTATACCTTTTTTGATCCGGACTACACGGAAGCGTCGCTGGGTACCTGGATGATCCTGCAGCAAATCTATCACACCCAACAGCAAGGCCGGCAGTACCTCTATCTGGGGTACCAGATTGATGCCTGCGCTAAAATGAACTACAAGAATCGTTTTTACCCCCACGAGCGTTATTTCGATTACGAGTGGCATCGCTACGATAAGTAA